From the Rhodoferax sp. WC2427 genome, one window contains:
- a CDS encoding HDOD domain-containing protein produces MPDIAVFFQTVKLPVMSEVGHALIRTLNDEDATGAQVAAIIAKDSTLTAKLLRLANSASFGLSRSVSSVGDAISLVGMGRVRTLGLAASMDGAFPVVDGLSRTDFWHSCMVSAGYAQWLAAHLGLDGSEAWLASMMVRLGELMIAQVQPASLAEIEKLPHQPGGRWERETKLTGFSEGQITAELARRWNFPAEIVRALDTSSEPLEAKPFNRLGGIVHLAMLLADMPPGGPEMLDALPEEVVKKLQLNPEWMRAKFPLPDSFIQVN; encoded by the coding sequence GCACGCTGAACGACGAGGACGCCACCGGAGCGCAGGTGGCGGCCATCATCGCCAAGGACTCCACGCTCACCGCCAAGCTGCTGCGGCTGGCCAATAGCGCCAGTTTTGGCCTGAGCCGCAGCGTGAGCTCGGTGGGCGATGCCATCAGCCTGGTGGGCATGGGCCGGGTGCGCACGCTGGGCCTGGCCGCGTCCATGGACGGTGCGTTTCCGGTGGTCGATGGCTTGAGCCGTACCGACTTCTGGCACAGCTGCATGGTCAGCGCGGGCTATGCGCAGTGGCTGGCGGCCCACCTGGGGCTGGACGGCAGCGAAGCCTGGCTGGCCAGCATGATGGTGCGCCTGGGCGAGCTGATGATTGCCCAGGTGCAGCCCGCCAGCCTGGCCGAGATTGAAAAACTGCCGCACCAGCCCGGTGGCCGCTGGGAGCGCGAAACCAAGCTCACCGGCTTCAGCGAAGGCCAGATCACCGCCGAGCTGGCACGCCGCTGGAACTTCCCCGCCGAGATCGTGCGGGCACTTGACACCAGCTCCGAGCCCCTGGAAGCCAAGCCCTTCAACCGCCTGGGCGGCATCGTCCACCTGGCCATGCTGCTGGCCGACATGCCCCCCGGCGGCCCCGAAATGCTGGACGCACTGCCCGAAGAGGTGGTGAAGAAGCTGCAACTCAACCCCGAGTGGATGCGCGCCAAGTTCCCGCTTCCCGACTCATTCATCCAAGTCAATTGA
- the nth gene encoding endonuclease III — translation MKRDAIAGFFATLQAANPMPVTELEYTSVFELLTAVLLSAQATDVGVNKATRRLFPVAHTPQAILDLGLDGLEGYIKTIGLYHSKAKHLLQTCQMLVQLHGGQVPRTREALEALPGVGRKTANVVLNVAFGEPTMAVDTHIFRLGNRTGLAPGKTPAEVEKGLLKRIPPEYLVDAHHWLILHGRYICQARKPLCWQCGVAQFCDFQPKTAAEAGTAAG, via the coding sequence ATGAAACGCGACGCTATTGCCGGATTTTTTGCCACCCTCCAGGCCGCCAACCCGATGCCGGTGACCGAGCTGGAGTACACCAGTGTGTTCGAGCTTCTCACCGCCGTGCTGCTGTCGGCCCAGGCCACCGACGTGGGGGTCAACAAGGCCACCCGCCGTCTGTTCCCCGTGGCCCACACGCCCCAGGCCATTCTGGACCTGGGACTGGACGGGCTGGAGGGCTATATCAAGACCATCGGCCTGTACCACAGCAAGGCCAAACACCTGCTGCAAACCTGCCAGATGCTGGTGCAACTGCACGGCGGCCAGGTGCCACGCACCCGCGAGGCGCTGGAGGCCCTGCCCGGCGTGGGCCGCAAGACCGCCAACGTGGTGCTCAACGTGGCTTTTGGCGAGCCCACCATGGCGGTGGATACGCACATCTTTCGCCTGGGCAACCGCACCGGGCTGGCCCCGGGCAAGACCCCGGCGGAGGTGGAAAAAGGCTTGTTGAAGCGCATTCCACCTGAATACCTGGTGGACGCACACCATTGGCTGATCCTGCATGGCCGCTACATATGCCAGGCCCGCAAGCCGCTGTGTTGGCAGTGCGGCGTGGCCCAGTTCTGCGACTTTCAGCCCAAGACGGCGGCGGAGGCGGGTACGGCGGCGGGCTGA
- a CDS encoding diguanylate cyclase, giving the protein MPTVTREPAQEALQNHLGFARRSYYSRMVGLALGFVMIAAVLVQIAAPAWMWLGPALHCFVGPHVAWWLARRSPNPREAERCNLLVDHFLGGVWMVLMQFNLLPSVLAVSLLSMDSMAGGGVRLVVRGLVLQALGVALGVAFLGLHLQLDATRWTLLACLPLLVCQPILISLIARRAIHRLKQQSRALEHQSQHDGLSGLYNRSHWELLVRAEFARFRRQNQPAVLVMADLDHFKRINDLYGHAAGDQAISRFAAALQRVLRETDVCGRYGGEEFGLLLSMTSASDAREVLDRLRRNLHDQPLLDGVLVTASFGVAELTADVPTVEAWLRLADQMLYRAKHRGRDCVVALGEDTPSQPGALLPVPTRPSYSTPAALGDPLRVTQLLAGLEISEAPFALFDPSDRLAVANKAFLQMFAVPPDAMSFADVVRHSYTHRVGPRIATDDIEAWLRAADGKRRSQPQRNFLVDMCDGRWFQVFETSYSDGWLMLLLFETQPAAVPASAAVLG; this is encoded by the coding sequence ATGCCCACCGTGACCCGTGAACCGGCGCAGGAGGCATTGCAAAACCACCTGGGTTTCGCACGCCGCAGCTATTACTCGCGCATGGTCGGGCTGGCATTGGGGTTTGTGATGATCGCTGCGGTCCTGGTCCAGATCGCTGCGCCTGCGTGGATGTGGCTGGGCCCGGCCCTGCACTGCTTTGTGGGGCCGCATGTGGCGTGGTGGCTGGCGCGGCGTTCGCCCAACCCGCGCGAGGCCGAGCGCTGCAACCTGTTGGTCGACCACTTTCTGGGCGGCGTGTGGATGGTGCTGATGCAGTTCAACCTGCTGCCCAGCGTGCTGGCGGTCAGCTTGTTGAGCATGGACTCCATGGCCGGGGGCGGGGTGCGCCTGGTGGTGCGCGGCCTGGTCTTGCAGGCCTTGGGGGTGGCTCTGGGCGTGGCCTTTTTGGGCCTGCACCTGCAGCTGGACGCCACCCGCTGGACCCTGCTGGCCTGCCTGCCGCTGCTGGTGTGCCAGCCGATTTTGATCAGCCTGATAGCGCGCAGGGCTATCCACCGGCTGAAGCAACAAAGCCGGGCACTGGAACACCAGAGCCAGCACGACGGCTTGTCGGGCCTGTACAACCGCAGCCATTGGGAACTGCTGGTGCGCGCCGAGTTTGCCCGGTTTCGCCGCCAGAACCAGCCGGCCGTGCTGGTGATGGCTGACCTGGACCACTTCAAGCGCATCAACGACCTGTACGGCCACGCTGCGGGCGACCAGGCCATCAGCCGCTTTGCCGCCGCCCTGCAACGCGTGCTGCGGGAAACCGATGTCTGTGGCCGCTACGGTGGAGAAGAGTTTGGTCTGCTGCTGTCCATGACCTCGGCCAGCGACGCCCGCGAGGTGCTGGACCGCCTGCGCCGCAATCTGCACGACCAGCCGCTGCTGGACGGCGTGCTGGTCACTGCCAGCTTTGGCGTGGCCGAGCTCACCGCCGACGTGCCCACCGTGGAGGCCTGGCTGCGCCTGGCCGACCAAATGCTGTACCGCGCCAAACACCGGGGGCGCGACTGCGTGGTGGCGTTGGGCGAAGACACCCCCAGCCAGCCCGGTGCGTTATTGCCGGTACCCACCCGTCCCAGCTATAGCACCCCGGCGGCCTTGGGCGACCCGCTGCGGGTGACGCAGCTGCTGGCCGGCCTGGAAATATCCGAAGCCCCGTTTGCCTTGTTTGACCCGTCGGACCGGCTGGCAGTGGCCAACAAGGCTTTTCTACAGATGTTTGCCGTGCCACCCGATGCCATGAGTTTTGCCGACGTAGTCCGCCATAGCTATACCCACCGGGTCGGTCCGCGCATTGCCACCGACGACATCGAAGCCTGGCTGCGGGCGGCAGACGGCAAGCGGCGCAGCCAGCCGCAGCGCAATTTTTTGGTGGACATGTGCGATGGCCGCTGGTTCCAGGTATTTGAAACCTCGTACAGCGACGGCTGGCTGATGCTGCTGCTGTTTGAAACTCAGCCCGCCGCCGTACCCGCCTCCGCCGCCGTCTTGGGCTGA
- a CDS encoding EAL domain-containing protein, whose translation MPISRLLALIDPEANPAGGVYGLVPQDSVRQLLEVVSQSHNAFIVGGPDTRITYANAGFTSMFGYTLDEVLGRTVSASLSGPHTDMQVVERIKRELKQPGGGRADILLYTKAGRPLWVSVVANPLFDAEGRFNGVVGVLADITLTKMHEVLQYKLLHAMAEELPLAQLMALVCREVERIAPEVVASILAVDAQGQLQPLAGPSLPVELSNAIAGLCIGPAVGSCGTAAWRGDPVTVTDIATDPLWAPFTHLILPYGLLACWSSPIKAHDGRVLGTFAFYYRTRRGPDAFHQRLVDVSLHLCALAMEREEARAHIHHLAFFDALTSLPNRKMLRTKAERAVAEALRSQEPLALLFINIDRFKHVNEEQGHGAGDVLLSEIANRLSLEVRGRDLVGRQAGDEFVAVLTGCSTEEAALAAERLLAAIAAPLVLPSGVTVHPNASVGVAMFPEDGHDFDTLLRQADLAMHQAKHDGRGCLRFFNDAMNRRTLERLSLEADLREALRLGQLQLHYQPQVSGPAGSVLYGVEALARWQHPRRGAVPPDQFIPLAEECGLIDELSRWGLGEACRQMADWRARGVAVPRVAVNLSARNFQNPGLPALVADLLRQHGLCPQDLTLEMTESVVMDTTAGVPATIDAVHALGVHLSLDDFGTGYSSLGYLHRLPIHELKLDKSFVQDLADNAAARALTNTVLRIGDGLDLTVVAEGVETAMQAEFLTARGCRVQQGYLYARPLPADGLEQWLVGRRADTGP comes from the coding sequence ATGCCCATTTCACGTCTGCTCGCGCTGATCGATCCAGAGGCCAACCCGGCAGGCGGTGTCTATGGGCTGGTGCCACAAGACTCCGTGCGCCAGTTGCTGGAGGTGGTCAGCCAAAGCCACAACGCTTTCATCGTGGGTGGACCCGACACCCGCATCACCTATGCCAATGCGGGCTTCACCAGCATGTTTGGCTACACCTTGGACGAGGTACTGGGCCGCACCGTCAGCGCCTCCTTGTCGGGGCCGCATACCGATATGCAGGTTGTGGAGCGCATCAAGCGCGAATTGAAGCAGCCCGGCGGGGGGCGCGCCGACATCCTGCTCTACACCAAGGCCGGGCGGCCGCTGTGGGTGTCGGTGGTGGCCAATCCGCTGTTCGATGCCGAGGGCCGCTTCAACGGCGTGGTGGGCGTGCTGGCCGACATCACCCTGACCAAAATGCACGAGGTGTTGCAGTACAAGCTGCTGCACGCCATGGCCGAAGAGCTGCCCTTGGCGCAATTGATGGCCCTGGTCTGCCGCGAGGTGGAGCGCATCGCCCCCGAGGTGGTGGCCTCCATTCTGGCGGTGGACGCCCAGGGGCAGCTACAGCCCTTGGCTGGCCCCAGCCTGCCGGTCGAACTATCCAATGCGATTGCCGGTCTCTGCATCGGCCCTGCCGTGGGCTCGTGCGGGACCGCCGCCTGGCGGGGCGATCCGGTGACGGTGACCGACATTGCCACCGATCCGCTGTGGGCCCCGTTCACCCATTTGATCCTGCCGTATGGCCTGTTGGCCTGCTGGTCCAGCCCCATCAAGGCCCACGATGGCCGGGTGCTGGGAACCTTTGCGTTTTACTACCGCACCCGGCGTGGCCCCGACGCATTTCACCAGCGGCTGGTGGATGTGAGCCTGCACCTGTGCGCGTTGGCCATGGAGCGCGAAGAGGCACGCGCGCACATCCACCACCTGGCTTTTTTCGATGCGCTGACCAGTCTGCCCAACCGCAAGATGCTGCGCACCAAGGCCGAGCGGGCGGTCGCCGAGGCCCTGCGCTCCCAAGAGCCGCTGGCCCTGTTGTTTATCAATATCGACCGCTTCAAACACGTCAACGAAGAGCAGGGCCATGGCGCAGGCGACGTGCTGTTGAGCGAAATTGCCAACCGGCTCAGCCTGGAGGTGCGGGGCCGCGACCTGGTGGGCCGCCAGGCGGGCGACGAGTTTGTGGCGGTACTGACCGGGTGCAGCACCGAGGAAGCCGCCCTGGCCGCCGAGCGCCTGTTGGCCGCCATTGCCGCGCCGCTGGTGCTGCCCTCGGGTGTCACCGTGCACCCCAATGCCAGCGTGGGCGTGGCCATGTTCCCCGAAGACGGGCACGACTTCGACACCTTGCTGCGCCAGGCCGATCTGGCCATGCACCAGGCCAAGCACGATGGGCGCGGCTGCCTGCGCTTTTTCAACGACGCCATGAACCGCCGCACGCTGGAGCGCCTGTCGCTGGAGGCCGATCTGCGCGAAGCATTGCGCCTGGGGCAGTTGCAGCTGCACTACCAGCCGCAGGTCAGCGGCCCGGCGGGCTCGGTGCTCTACGGGGTGGAGGCTTTGGCGCGCTGGCAGCATCCGCGCCGCGGCGCGGTGCCGCCCGACCAGTTCATCCCGCTGGCCGAAGAATGCGGGCTGATCGACGAACTCAGCCGCTGGGGCCTGGGGGAAGCCTGCCGCCAGATGGCCGACTGGCGCGCCCGTGGCGTGGCCGTGCCCCGGGTGGCGGTCAACCTGTCGGCCCGCAACTTCCAAAACCCCGGTCTTCCCGCGCTGGTGGCCGACTTGCTGCGCCAGCACGGCCTGTGCCCGCAAGATTTGACGCTGGAGATGACCGAAAGCGTGGTCATGGACACCACCGCCGGTGTGCCCGCCACCATCGACGCGGTACATGCCCTGGGCGTGCACCTGTCGCTGGACGACTTTGGCACCGGCTATTCTTCGCTGGGCTATCTGCACCGCCTGCCGATCCATGAGCTCAAGCTGGACAAGAGCTTTGTGCAGGACCTGGCCGACAACGCCGCCGCCCGCGCGCTGACCAACACCGTGCTGCGCATCGGCGACGGCCTGGACCTGACGGTGGTGGCCGAAGGGGTGGAAACCGCCATGCAGGCCGAATTTCTGACCGCCCGCGGTTGCCGGGTGCAGCAGGGATATTTGTACGCCCGCCCGCTGCCCGCCGATGGGCTGGAGCAATGGTTGGTCGGCCGGCGTGCCGATACCGGGCCCTGA
- the cobT gene encoding nicotinate-nucleotide--dimethylbenzimidazole phosphoribosyltransferase produces MTLSDLSHPALRQALQTKLDQKTKPVGSLGGLEALALQLGEILGTEAPQLVQPQLVVFAGDHGLAARGVSAYPSDVTWQMVENFLAGGACVSVLARQHGLALTVVDCGVRHDFTPRPGLLDYKIAYGTADSLDGPAMDALDCERAVAQGRAIVKGLPGNVLLLGEMGIGNTSAASLLMARLTGLSVAECTGAGTGLDTAGLERKVAVLTRVLERHAAVKDPLHAMEVFGGFEMATMLGAVLQAAQERRVVVVDGFITTAVVMVAHALQPLVLQRCVFAHRSGERGHSQLLHHLGAQPLLDIGLRLGEGSGAALAWPLLQSACLVLAEMASFASAGVDAI; encoded by the coding sequence ATGACCTTGTCCGATCTGTCCCATCCCGCCCTGCGCCAGGCCCTGCAAACCAAGTTGGACCAAAAGACCAAGCCCGTCGGATCGCTTGGCGGCCTGGAGGCATTGGCCCTGCAGTTGGGTGAAATTTTGGGCACAGAGGCCCCCCAATTGGTGCAGCCGCAGCTGGTGGTGTTTGCGGGCGACCATGGCCTGGCGGCGCGCGGCGTCTCGGCGTATCCCAGCGATGTGACCTGGCAGATGGTAGAGAACTTTCTGGCGGGCGGTGCCTGCGTGAGTGTGCTGGCGCGCCAGCACGGCTTGGCCCTGACGGTGGTCGACTGCGGCGTGCGCCACGACTTCACGCCACGCCCGGGCCTGTTGGACTACAAGATCGCCTACGGCACGGCCGACAGCCTCGACGGGCCGGCCATGGATGCGCTGGATTGCGAGCGCGCGGTTGCCCAGGGCCGTGCCATCGTCAAGGGTTTGCCCGGCAATGTGCTGTTGCTGGGCGAAATGGGCATTGGCAATACCTCGGCCGCGTCGCTGCTAATGGCGCGGCTGACCGGCTTGTCCGTTGCCGAGTGCACCGGCGCGGGCACCGGGCTGGACACGGCGGGCCTGGAGCGCAAAGTGGCGGTGCTGACCCGGGTGCTGGAGCGCCATGCGGCGGTCAAAGACCCGTTGCACGCGATGGAGGTGTTTGGCGGCTTCGAGATGGCCACCATGCTGGGCGCGGTGCTGCAGGCGGCCCAGGAGCGGCGGGTGGTGGTGGTGGACGGCTTCATCACCACCGCCGTAGTGATGGTGGCGCATGCCCTGCAGCCGCTGGTGCTGCAACGCTGCGTGTTTGCCCACCGCTCGGGCGAGCGCGGCCACAGCCAACTGCTGCACCACCTGGGTGCGCAACCCCTGCTCGACATCGGGCTGCGGCTGGGCGAGGGCTCGGGCGCGGCACTGGCCTGGCCGCTGCTGCAGTCGGCCTGCCTGGTGCTGGCCGAGATGGCAAGTTTTGCGTCCGCCGGCGTGGATGCTATTTAA
- a CDS encoding lysine/arginine/ornithine ABC transporter substrate-binding protein, translating to MKKIVLTFALTALAAAAFAQGKDLKVAIDPTYEPFTFKTADGKPTGFDVDIANALCEQIKRKCVFVEQVWDSMIPGLQAKKYDAIISSMSITEDRLKVVDFTNKYYNTPSKIVVKNDIKFTDLASLKGKKIGVLKGSTQEKYANGELKKVGVVVTPYEAQDQVYLDIKSGRLDGTVADIVEVTGGFLSKPEGKDYKSVGEELYIPKYFGGGAGVAIRKGDKALKDELNTAIAAIRANGTYKTLNDKYFKFDVYGAK from the coding sequence ATGAAAAAAATTGTTCTGACCTTCGCACTGACCGCACTGGCTGCCGCCGCATTCGCCCAGGGCAAAGACCTGAAAGTGGCCATCGACCCGACCTACGAACCCTTCACCTTCAAGACCGCCGATGGCAAGCCCACCGGTTTTGACGTGGACATCGCCAACGCCCTGTGCGAGCAGATCAAACGCAAATGCGTGTTTGTCGAACAGGTGTGGGACAGCATGATCCCCGGCCTGCAGGCCAAAAAATACGACGCCATCATCAGCTCGATGTCCATCACCGAAGACCGCCTCAAAGTGGTGGACTTCACCAACAAGTACTACAACACCCCCAGCAAGATCGTCGTCAAGAACGACATCAAGTTCACCGATCTGGCTTCGCTCAAGGGCAAGAAAATCGGCGTGCTCAAAGGCAGCACCCAAGAAAAATACGCCAATGGCGAGCTGAAAAAGGTGGGCGTGGTCGTCACCCCTTACGAAGCCCAGGACCAGGTCTACCTGGACATCAAATCGGGCCGCCTGGACGGTACCGTGGCCGACATCGTGGAAGTCACCGGTGGCTTCTTGAGCAAGCCCGAAGGCAAGGACTACAAGTCGGTGGGCGAAGAGCTGTACATCCCCAAATACTTCGGCGGTGGTGCCGGTGTGGCGATCCGCAAGGGCGACAAGGCCCTGAAGGACGAGCTGAACACGGCAATCGCCGCCATCCGCGCCAACGGCACCTACAAAACCCTGAACGACAAGTACTTCAAATTTGACGTTTACGGTGCCAAGTAA
- a CDS encoding ABC transporter permease produces MNDYYWSILNGAVLTVGVSLAALAVSVVLGLIGAAAKLSGRPLLVIPATVYTTIIRGIPDLVLMLLVFYGGTIGVNALLEMAGSEATLDLNPFFAGVFTLGFIYGAYMTETFRGAIMAIPRGQFEAAAAFGMAPRQTFMRITAPQMVRYALPGFTNNWLVLIKSTALVSLIGLQEMTYLAKQASAATRSPFAYLLFAGGLFLIFTWASLAVLRKLNARYSLGTKRIAF; encoded by the coding sequence TTGAACGATTACTACTGGTCCATTTTGAACGGCGCGGTGCTGACCGTCGGGGTGTCCCTGGCCGCCTTGGCGGTATCTGTTGTGCTGGGCCTGATCGGGGCTGCGGCCAAGTTGTCGGGCCGCCCGCTGCTGGTGATTCCCGCCACCGTCTACACCACCATCATCCGCGGCATTCCAGACCTGGTGCTGATGCTGCTGGTGTTCTACGGGGGCACGATCGGCGTGAATGCGCTGCTGGAGATGGCGGGCAGCGAAGCCACCCTCGACCTGAACCCATTTTTTGCCGGTGTCTTTACGCTCGGCTTCATCTACGGTGCCTACATGACCGAGACGTTTCGCGGCGCCATCATGGCCATTCCACGCGGCCAGTTTGAAGCCGCCGCCGCCTTTGGCATGGCCCCCCGGCAAACGTTCATGCGCATCACCGCACCGCAAATGGTGCGCTACGCCCTGCCCGGCTTCACCAACAACTGGCTGGTGCTGATCAAGTCCACCGCGCTGGTCAGCCTGATCGGCCTGCAGGAAATGACCTACCTGGCCAAGCAGGCCAGTGCCGCCACCCGGTCGCCCTTTGCCTACCTGCTGTTTGCGGGCGGGCTGTTTCTCATCTTCACCTGGGCCTCGCTGGCCGTGCTGCGCAAGCTCAACGCACGCTACAGCCTGGGCACCAAACGGATCGCGTTTTAA